From Rhopalosiphum padi isolate XX-2018 chromosome 2, ASM2088224v1, whole genome shotgun sequence:
taaaaatatgtagatagttaatataataaaaactgttttataggCATGTTACTTCCCTTGTGAAAAAGTACACTTCGgttacatagttatatattcATAAGTTCACAACACATACACAGggtacacttatttttttttaatgttattcattaatttataaattcacgCAAACGATCAATTAATTTCtggtcaaaataatattatattatgctttactCGGCTACATTTTGGGTCATATGCCCAGATTCATCTGCTATTGCACTCgtgtgaattttaatttttttttttttttgttattaaaaagaaaGGCTTCGACAACGAAGGTCATTAGCCTGCAAGgttaacattgtaaaattaagaGTAGTTTGTTAGCTtagaaatacttatatataattatatacatggaAAAAGGTGACATTTAgagattgttttataataagttgGATAGTTTGAtgatattgaaaaattttaagattACATCAGTGTTGGTCTCTCCAAGTGCTTCTTCGATCTTGGAGGGGTGGTTTAAGATGCTTCGTTCGTTGTCATACTTGGTACAGTAGAGGGTGAGATGTTCGACTGTCAGTGGTAGGTTGCATTGGTGGCAGGTTGATTATTATTCATGGTTGAAGATGAAAGAATGATTGAGATGTGTGTGGCCGATTCTAGCTCTTGTGATGACAATATCTACTATACGGGCTGCAGTGTTAATGGGGGATCGCCATTTTTgtatggttttttaatttgttatcagAGATAGAGTCCTATTGTGATTGCCATTGCTGGATGGAAATTCggttaatagtttttgatagGTCTTTATTTGGTAATGATTTTATAGCAGTTGATTCAGCGGATGATATCGTTTGGTTTGCTAGTAGCTCAACTTCTTCGTTACCTTTAATGCTAATATGTGAAAGGACCCACATGAACTCAATAGTACTTTTTGAGTTAgctataatgttaattatttgttgAGAAATTGCATTTGATGGGTTGggggataataattttaattaatattgaaaaagttAACATTAttggataaaatatatcaaattaaaggaaatttattatcaaaaatgtttttaaaaacatttaatcacaattattaatgatatacatacatattatatagtattataataattaagaacaaaaaataatacaatttatatgttttgGCAAGAATTAACCAATAGATACAAATAACCCAAGTTACCGAATTAACAATAGATTTAGGTACAGgatactaatagaaaaataaattacttataaccatataaatatattattataaaatatcaaggcTAATAGCTCTGTTCTGAATCATTTTACATGCTATATGATTTctcataaaattcaaatttaattaattcattgtcTACTCAATGACCAGGTATACTGGATTTCTACTAAATAACAGAATGAgtgcactatttttttttattttagtttgtgtGAAAACTGACAAGGGATACTTAggtgaaaataaataagtaattataccAAACTACAAGGAATACATGGAAGTAAAATGAATAAGAAAAATGGTGTTGACCTTTTTTCACTTTGGATGTTTATCAGCATTGTCAGCTACCTATGTCCTATgtgtcatttaaaataaatgcagaAATATGTGGCACTAAATAACACAAATTGTTTATAgcctaataggtaataatttaatgtaataattataattagacatatattttgatgatatatattgatgtttattGCAActtaatacaacaaaaataaattacatttgactatattatattggtaactaataacaataatattaactgacttatttataaaataaataatttatattgactaAAACTAACattatcacattttattttatatttatgggataatttaattagattacagtagaatacataatacatggGCATGACTTAGTTTCTTTTAAAGGATTACAATTGttacttatacaattaaaaaataggaATTATTAGGCAATACAAtacaaatgttttgattttcaaataaattataatattattagtttatactttatagtatttaggtacttacagttattgaaatataataataatagaaatatagacacacaatatataatttatataaaagttatatgtatacaatatttaggtGATAGGAAATTAAGTAGgtgggtaaatataatattttattttaataattatgtatttaattaagttttaaatattaatcatatttttattataattagtagttGGTGGTGTACTTTTAGTTATAGGATGTTTGGCATAAACAACCACAGAACACGAAACAATACAAACAGCTGCCACAGTCTGCATAGTAATTGGATATCCTAGAAGTACCCATGACAATACAGCAATAAGAACTAGTTCAATTGCTGTGGCAAAAACTTTTATGATTGAATTTAAGCTGTGTAACAGTAAACTAGTTACAACACCATACATGGcactatttaatacaataatcatgACCTAaagaaataatgataattgttttaattaatttataagaacaaaatacaataatataattaatctcataccatataatttttaaaaatgtctgtttCTGGAGTATTGCTTTTGTTatcattatgtttaaatattatccaCAATAGTAAATTACAAAGTATTGAAtctgtgtacatatatatattttgtacataaatattcacatttacaccttgaccttttttaagtaaatattcattGTAGACACCAGCTAAACACGAGCAAAGTATTTGAGTCGACATcaacaatatacttataaaaatactataaggCTGTTGTTGGATATTGCCCTCCATTTTTAACTCTTTTATGATACATCCAACAGTCAAAAGAACTAAAGACAACCATTGAATTTTGCTGAGATCTTTTTTAAACAAACACTGATATACAATACCAGTGAGTATAACTCTTAGTTGaagaagaataaaatatgtagttggGTCAAATATTGATAGGTTCACGAAagccaaattattatataggcagTAGAGAAATGCTGGCACCATATAGAGAAAGAGTACTGataataaaaatccaaataaacatatataagtataaagtatatatatatatataatatagatcaaTAAGTACTGACCTGTATAGTTATCTCTAGTCTGATCAATAATGTTTCTTAAGGGGTTACTGCGaaacaaaatttacaattattaaaattaggaaTGGACCGATACTCTAGAATCTTCTGCTGTAATATCTGATTTTATTGATGATATTGACTtttctcaaaataaatatttgaatcaataccgtaaaataaaaacaaaatccatCAGCGTCAGTGGCATAGCTAAGACCATTTTGTCAGGAATGACATGGATATTTCATAACTTTAACAAGTTATAAGGAATAAAACaaacacaattatatatatgtatattattatacttattatttttatttttatatagaatatttttagtttttctaacCAGTCAACatagtatgtaaaaaaataaaaggtttgAGAGTTGATATATCACCCATATTATAACTACTTAGTTATGCCACTGATCAACATAATATCACTAATGCACAAatgcacttattattattatttatttaaatttaaattgtatttacctaaaataaatttatttaaactttttatatgttaaatattaagattatattaataacttgtagaattattaatattttacctaggtaggtaaatataaattgtattatattataggtaggtattttgtattttaaaaactttacttactctttgcaaaataaaaataaggatATAACTAGTTTTGTAACTTCggttaaaataattactgagacaatattatagttataaatgccTTTTTCTTGTGATAATTTTACTAACAATCCTGCAaaagaaaaataagtttaaacaatttcaaatgtaatattatacctatttagtatttatattcagAGAAAGATATGGCACCTATGTAGACATAGTAATTTCCATGTATGTCCTGACTGCTAATGGTCTCAAAGCCTAGAAAGGcatattgtttgattattttttatggattgtattaaaaaatgtatctatatagttgtatattaatattttaaattagtttacaataaataataagttggtataaattatttttgatattgtatAAAAGTATGCAAACATGAAATGATAATGTTCACTGAGACTGGAGTGATTTACTctcttaaaaaaagaaaatataaaatcattataagttGAAGCAAGAGATATATACAGTTCTACACCATCTCcttttcatatacattttttaaatgagtgGGTATTTGTGATCATCCAGACATGTGAATAATCACATGTAAaataaagcatatttttttcaattatttttatatgtaaatcaGTATAGTGAAGGGTTTGATTTGAAATGTATGGTAtagtatttatgattttacgtaGCATGATATTCAGAAaagttcttattttatttaaatttgtttttttagctGCATTCCAGTTGTATCCCCTAAATCCAGATCAATTTAAATAgtgtctaatatatttttaaaaaaatataaaattataatatccatgAGTGATCTTAAGATATTTTACTcgtaacaaaaaaatgtactatCTTCGCCGCCAAATAtagtgtatttgtttttttatacatataaacaattagataattttaattcatctaTTGTTAAATGAGTTTATCATAAGGCAACAGGGAgagaaaaaaagtaattaatcattaatattaactatatttttaccgTGATTCATCGAAAGTGCAATGTACAAGACAAATACAACAAACGATGTTTTAGTAGGAAATAAACTAGTCCAATTGCTGGATTTCCACGTCATAGTTGTTGATTATATAGCTATCactattaagttaatataatatactaatccTCATTGAACAGGAATTGAACTAAGTGTAggagtgaaaaatataaaatactatttgttcataaaaaaaatactgaaaattaatgactacattttttcaaataaataaaaaataaatcgttgaTGGATACTTGATACGGgcgtaatgtaaatatatactagAGATAACACCACCGGAAATATCGTTGACAAAACGATAACGTGATTATTAATCCGTTCTGACTTCGGGGAACATTGAAatgaaatcataaattattaaattattatttatactgtttgtATAGGTCTATAATTGCTATATAGGttgtaatttagtaatatttatatctaaaggTCTTTTTTAAGTACCAAAATggatatatactataataaatataatatatgtaaaaaaaatatgtttatatatatatagacccCCTAGATACCTTGTTGACTAACTacctattttaacaataaatcattCAACTTCTAAttggcattatataatatttaatagtttgatAAAAGTTATTTTCGTATTATTGTAAGGATATAAAGAATTCTAGATCTTAaagatttcaaaatattgtaaacatgaTTAGGTACTAGCCACTAGGATGatgaaatgtgtaaaataaatatattaaagtatctaGGTCATTTAGGatgaatattacaaaataatggtGTTTTTGAGGATGAAATCAGAAATAGGATTATGTGTGAATGGATGAAGAGGAGAGAACGATAGGTAGTTTCCAGTAGTTTGGATGGACAAGATGATACCATTGAGATTAAAAGGTAGATTTTATGAAGCAGTTTTGATGCCAATCAACATGACATGTAAGGATTGGAATTTTGGACAGTGGATAATTAATCAAAGCAGGGAGTAAGTATAGCAGAGATGAGAATGTTATgaccacggatatagataccatactagtatctatatccgtggttATGACTAaggaagatttaaaaaatgtaatcattagTGGTAGTAGTGGTACCAATTATACACAAAATGAGGGGCAGTTGAGATGGTTGAGATTGATCATGTTGTGAGGAAAGGTGACTGGGAGACACTGAAAGTAACTATGGAAATAAATTTGGAAGGAAAGATAGGGAGAGGAATACTGAAGAGAAGATGGATAGACAGAATAGAGATAGAAGCAAATAATAAACATGagcacataaattaattatgttatttattaaaaaataaacataagttgttaaacaatttaaaaaatacataatactattcaCAGTCATTGTCATAAGTTTGTTGATAATTCcttctttttaaacattttgttttagtggttatattatttacttcaatattTACATCGGCATCTAaaattttttcagtattttgtattaaaataattgaaacattttaagtattttacagCATTTACCTTGTGATTGTTGAATGTCTTCATCAGATTTTTCTATAGATTTATTTGGTGTTGTGATGTTGgagcaattattaaaaaatgaattttcattaatatttgaatatgtaCTATCATTTTTTGGTTCAGGTAGTATAAATGGAGACattgataatttttctgaagACTTATTTTCTATTTCGTCTTCATTATTTGAACACACAGTAGAgtttaaaaatgatgaaaatgtaGAATCCATTTCATGTTCGTTTTCAGTTAAATTAGAACGAGACCATTGTCCTAACAACAAAGCAAGAGGGTCGTCAATACATAATTTCTCACAAAAATTAGTAGTCTGAGGATTTGTCTtcgatttataattttcaagaataataaaattgtttgggATTCTCAAGTTATGAGAGAACATGTTAAGGACAGCTGTCTTTTCTTCTTCAGTTGGTGTAAAAtcatacctaaaaataaattaataatttattgtaaattcaataatagcagaataattgatataaagtataatgaaattaaataatttatataaaaaccttTCTGAAGCAGTAGGTCCtggtaaataatacatattactattGGTGTTTAACAAATGATTCGTAAGATGCAAAATTGAAAGCCATTCAAGGTCATACATTAAATCAATTGATTTAGAATTATCATGAGGAACATCTAAAAtctgtaaaaatcttttttttggCAAGCACTTGTCAAGTGACAAGAATTTAGTAAATCTTTTCTCCATTTCTTcctgttaatttataaaatgatattattaagtaactatatacaataatacattatcattAATCATGCATATAATACATTCACTAATcctaattttttcttttatcaagcattatcaaacataaagtaaacagatttattaatttaaaataatgtatagtcCTATCATACTCGTTTCAAAGTgatatgagtattatatataagtatataacacacATAGAAAGacataaaaaatagttacattATCATCTGATGTATGGTTTACTATGGCAGCAAATTTACAATGAAGATGAGCAGAAAACCagtattttggttttaattcaTCCAATAATTCTCTTGTAGGTTTACTACCCAATTTGCCTTCTTTGATATCtgttctaaaacaataaaagtaaatgtaaattattagttttttacttcttgatttttattcaagtaagtatgataattaaaatgaaaaaagtctaaatttttaaaacttaaagaatttttgttaaataggaaaataataaaaatgtaacacaGTTATAATGAGTAGAtggataattaagctagctttaacataaaatattattgagagATCCGATATTACACCCAAGCGGTATAACaatttgaatccacaaaaacgtcggCAAGAACAGTCCcaacatttctatttttttttttacttttctccaaaactattatagctaaaaagttggttgatagttcattaaaaagggattatcaagtagatacaaaaagtgagattaaaaattttcaaaaaaaaattattgaattttttacagttaaaaaattagttatttttgttagattttcatttaacatAGTTGACtggtagattaccgaaactggagaacagatttttttatttggggtcttgttagattcatattggctaggagaagtgctgttatgaattttatcttcaatcgttaactcactacaaagctataaagctgaaaaacataaataaatacccaaaaaaatgtgttttaattttttttgaagctctgtagtgaattatctataaaagataaagttctgaaaatcttcgctgcacttctcctagccaatgtgaatctaacaagaccccaaacaacaaaacCAGCTCTCCGGTTTCAGAATCTATCtcattaaatgaaaatgaaaataaaatacattatacatacatattaaatataattaataaatttctaaaaattgaatatcaagaaagtttacatgcaGATTTCTAAATGTGCAAGCGTTTTTTTAATAaggattaaaatgtattttattaaacattgtaCTTACTCAAAAAAAGGTTTGTATTtaagtaattgttttaaattgccATAATTTTCTATTCCTTGAGGCCAATCATGAGATAACATTATGTCAATTGGTTGTTTCAGCTATAcaggttaaataaaaatatatctaatttaattgaatttaaaataaacattaagttttatatttacttgtttTAATCGAAATACTTCCAATTGTCGAATATGATATATACTTCTTTTTGTTTGTTCAGTATATGGTTGTTTTTCATACCTACCTCGCATGTAATCAGTTGATTTATAAATACCAGATAATCCTCCAATACGAATACCGCCAACATTAATTACACCAGCTAAAcccatatagtatatattgggTGCTGCCCAACCACCATAACTGAGTTCTTGCAAATGATTGGAAGCCTCATGGTTTCCAccaataaatatagttaaaattggTGCTACTAATTCTCCGGTAtagtatctaaatatataaaaaaaatttcttttattttgaaaataccattttttttttttttaatgctaacTTGTGAAAAGTGCACATTAATCTATATTTTGGTGGAACTGCCATTGCTAAAAGATCTTCATTATTTCGTGTTGCTTGAAAATCTCCACAGCATATTAGCAAATCTACTTTTATGTTGTCacgtttttcaataaattctatTGTATTATAGATTTGCTGAAGCTCACCATGAGCACAGCCTTCAATggcaattttcattatatttctttactaatatctacaaattaaataaattaataagatacatttaaattataaaacgattataTAACTACTGAAACATACTTGTAACTCACTTCTAAAGCTTAAAAggtgtttgtatttttaatacaaaaatcaatataatattttaatcaaaaagtattacttattttcaattctaattttttaaaacttgaatatctaaaattcttataatttaaatataactatattcttagaccatattgatattataatagtatagtgtattagtgtatagattatataatttttcttttaccattttaaacatttaaatttcaaaattttagttCTAttctaattatgataaatagtaGTGATAACAGGACAGTGTGTACCACATCGTGGTGTGTACAATTTGTACTActactacaaaatatttgttcCATCTTCTAagcaagttatatttattatcgcaTCGATGATAACTGATAGTAAAAAGTTTATCTCAGGACCACAGGAGTCGCGtgacaaattttttattaaattactaatttttatttttttcacaattctCAAAACACCAATTAATAACAAAGGTAGGTAAATTGTAATCTTTCAGTTATTCAGTTATTTAAACGTCGTTTAgttaatcgtttttattattataaaatttatttttttctatttttttattatggatGTTTCAGAATGAATTTTTTAAGCAATCTATTCCAAAAAGCCGCAATTATAAACAGAGCTCCTCAAATATTATCAGCGTTATATACACCATCATTTAATGGATTATCCATAGTCCCTTCTAGAGGATTTAAAGTTTTTGGAAAAGTAAGAAAGCGTTGTAAGGATTGTTATTTTGTTACCCGGGATCAACGATTGTACAATTTATGTAAaacttttcaaaaacataaGCAAATGAGTATCAGACACCAAGACAAGGCTTACTATATTCTTACAGGTGTACAGCAAAAAAAACAAAGGGAATGGTGATTGAATTAACCTTAAACTaacaaatagttaaaattatattttttaatgataaaatgtattctataaattaatatactttaaagttaatagttatttgttGTATAGACTGaaatgtaagtaaatatatgaaaaatataatacttattttattgcatttaat
This genomic window contains:
- the LOC132922797 gene encoding UDP-galactose transporter senju, whose product is MTWKSSNWTSLFPTKTSFVVFVLYIALSMNHGLLVKLSQEKGIYNYNIVSVIILTEVTKLVISLFLFCKDNPLRNIIDQTRDNYTVLFLYMVPAFLYCLYNNLAFVNLSIFDPTTYFILLQLRVILTGIVYQCLFKKDLSKIQWLSLVLLTVGCIIKELKMEGNIQQQPYSIFISILLMSTQILCSCLAGVYNEYLLKKGQGVNVNIYVQNIYMYTDSILCNLLLWIIFKHNDNKSNTPETDIFKNYMVMIIVLNSAMYGVVTSLLLHSLNSIIKVFATAIELVLIAVLSWVLLGYPITMQTVAAVCIVSCSVVVYAKHPITKSTPPTTNYNKNMINI
- the LOC132922795 gene encoding lariat debranching enzyme, with translation MKIAIEGCAHGELQQIYNTIEFIEKRDNIKVDLLICCGDFQATRNNEDLLAMAVPPKYRLMCTFHKYYTGELVAPILTIFIGGNHEASNHLQELSYGGWAAPNIYYMGLAGVINVGGIRIGGLSGIYKSTDYMRGRYEKQPYTEQTKRSIYHIRQLEVFRLKQLKQPIDIMLSHDWPQGIENYGNLKQLLKYKPFFETDIKEGKLGSKPTRELLDELKPKYWFSAHLHCKFAAIVNHTSDDNEEMEKRFTKFLSLDKCLPKKRFLQILDVPHDNSKSIDLMYDLEWLSILHLTNHLLNTNSNMYYLPGPTASERYDFTPTEEEKTAVLNMFSHNLRIPNNFIILENYKSKTNPQTTNFCEKLCIDDPLALLLGQWSRSNLTENEHEMDSTFSSFLNSTVCSNNEDEIENKSSEKLSMSPFILPEPKNDSTYSNINENSFFNNCSNITTPNKSIEKSDEDIQQSQDADVNIEVNNITTKTKCLKRRNYQQTYDNDCE